The region tatcttttcatCACAACAAATTTCTTTCTACAATCCTCGTGATTCAcataatatcatttttttatcTCTCCCTCCACCAAAATGATCCATTAATATATCAGTTCATATGTCATGCAGTGTATATATTGCATATGTAGATTACTAACCAATTTcactatttttccttttaagttTAATTTTCATACACTGATTATAcaattatattttatacaattataGTAGTACCTAAATGTTAAATACATGTGACGGTTCACAGAAAATATAACTAGTGATCTGAATGATAAAATAGTTATCTGCTACggtatattaaaatatattgatgtgtaagtatttttttatactttcaatatatatatataagttaaattagTTTCTTAATTCTTTTACATTCCTGTTTgatatttctttaaaaaattatttttgtcctAATCAGTGTAACTATGAAACATTACTAGAAATATAGGTTTTTCCCACTgacattcagtgggaaatttgtgctataaaacatgatttttcagCTCATTTCCACCGAACTAGCTAACTGGGAAAACGAATGGTTGGAAACACGTTCTCATTGAAACACTTAGAAATTTCCTAGTTTTCCAcgtgaaaacactactatttgaTTTTGTCCCACCAACATTTTGTGGAAACTTGACCACTAAAAGTGGGaaaatagtaatttttattAGTGAAAGAACCAGTTCAAGAGTTAAGTAGCATATAAATTAATCTAgcgaaactttaaaaaaaaaaaaaaaaaactcaaaaatttAACGAAATAATATATTTGAAGATATTAATCAATGACCACTTCATTCATAAATGTAATAGAAACCATTTTGAAACAAAAGAGAATCAATAACTATTTTGTTCTTTAAGGGTTCTCCCTGCATCTCTCTTTTGATTAGGTTCTTTGATGCATGCCACAATCACATGGTGCTATATGATAACAAGTTGgaacataaaaaagaaaaaagaaaaatattatcgAGAGAATGAAAGTGGATATAATATAATGTTTGCTTcgaattaaatatattttttcattttattattttctttgaaaaaaaaaatgataatatttttttctttcgcTTTATACACGCGATATTCAAAAATATCAAGTGAGTAATTTGAATTTGCGTCGCGTGAAACCTTTAAAAGATGAAGCGTTCCTAGTCAGAAGTACTTTATTCTTGTGATTAAAATTCACGATCTTTGCTTAAGGTTGaaggaatttcatttatttaacaaattttttgGCTCGAACTCGAAATCTTTGGTCAAGAATGAAAGAATCTCATTTGTCCAACAACACTTGTCAGTAGTCGGGAGGAGCTAGGCTTTCGTTTACGGGACGGCCGAACCCATTAACTTCGATCCAACCTCTATATTTGTCTTATGAAATCcattgaatatatataaattattaatttagaatccCATAACTTAAACGGACTAGAATTTTGgacccataaattttaaattctggTTTCGCCTCTATCGATTGTAGTGACTACATTTGTGATAAACCACTAAGAAATATGGTGTGGAATATATGtgattccttcatttttttccccaaaGATTTTGTATTCGAGCTttggtaataataataaaaaaaaaacttctattGAATGCTTCTCCTTAAGTAAATTTTATACGGTAGATTAATTCACTCAGTGAGATTAACTCTCATGTTCAGAAGATAAAGATTGCGGAAATTAGAATGCTGCGAttgatgtgtgggcacactaggagagataggattagaaatgaagatatttgggacaaggtgggagtgacattggtggaggacaagatgcgggaagcgagactGAAATGATTtaggcatgtgaagaggagagacacaaaTACCCCAATGCGGAGGTGCGAGatgttggctatggacggtttcagaagaggtagaggtaggccagagaaatattggggagaggtgattagacaggacaagACGCAGTTCCGCTTATCCTTTCGCACTAGTAGTCGCAATTTTGCTCTATTGTTTATTGTCCTTTGATTCCTTCTactatatgtttttttttgtacttccattatcttatttatctgtggTTGCTACAGCTTCCTTTTTTTACGACTATTTTATCAATGAATATTTtgtcatgttttctcttgagtcgatggtctttcggaaacaacctcctTACCTTCCGAGACAGGGATAAAGTCTGtatacactttaccctccccaaaAACTCATATTGTGAAATTTCACTGGATATATTGTTGTCGTATTAATTCACTCAGTAGATTTCGAATAAAGAAGACTATATATCTTTTGGTCCACCAAGAAGACTAAATATTTGTGATAAATGCCAAAAAGAGCctattgttattttattttctttttctaaaattaatttctttaattGCTCTTTGACGGTCTAAGTTCTTCAAAGTTGGCAACACAAAACAATAACGCCCCCTCACCCCCTAAACCACCCCACCCTTATTGTGGGCCCAAAAACTGATCTCTAACCAATATATCACTCACTCCCTCAACACACTCTCTCTTCGCTATATCTCTCTCCTCTACGCCTATAAACCCCACCCCCCCGCTCTAACTCCCTTTGGTTTCTTCCTAAATTGTTCGGTGGAATTGGAACTTTCATTACTAAAACATATTTGCATATAAACCTTCTCTTTTACAAGAATAGCCACAGTATACGATCACTACAATAGCAATGAATAACCACTTCCATTTCTTGAATGGTTTGCTGAATGATTCCACTTTCAGATCTGTGTAACTGTTTGTGTTGAAGCTACaggcatgattttcttgctcttttctcAATTGggttcctttctttttggccaTTCTTGTCATTGAATtggtcaaagaaaaaaaaaaaaaagctcaagTTTAGTGTAAAGGTGTGATTTTTAACTCAATGGGTTTGTGTAAATGTGTGTTCTTTTgttaatttcttcttcttttcccaATTGGGTACCTCTGTTTTTGGGCATTGATATCCATCTTGTGATTAAATTGGTCAAAAGTTCACAAGAAAATGAAGTTAAAATAGTGTAAAGGTGTGATTTTTAACtcattgtgtgtgtgtgtaaatgagtgttgttttattgatttcttcttctttgagtGGCTTAATGTCATggttttatttcttcttttcacTATTGggttcctttctttttggacattAATgtcaatttgtgaaaaaaaaattagtacaaaaaaatgaggaatttttttttgctaaagtTGTGATTTTTACCTCATTGGGTTTGTGTAAATGTGTGATTTACATtcaccttttatttttttaaccagCATTCATCCTCATTTTGTGATTGGATTGGTAAAAAAGtttcacaagaaaataagcTCAAGTTTAGTGTAAAGGTGTTATTTTTACCTCATTGGGCTTGTGTAAATGTGTGACTTtgatttacctttttctttcttgagtgATTTAGGCAAGGATTTCTATAAATGTTTGATTTCCATTACTGTTACTTACTTGAATGAGTTTTCCAAATTGAAGGAGACACAAGATAATTAAAggatctcttttcttttttcctttgtaGAAGTGTGGAAGAGTATGTTCATTGCTTCTATTTTAATGGCATTGTAAATTCATGAAATCTTGAAATAGAAAAATGTgacaaaaaatttctttttttggagctgagaaatcataggagatttttttttatgaagtatttgctagagttttggttgtttgttATGACTCAAAGAccaaagaaaaatttggaaaagctAAATggtttaactcttttttttttttttaacaaaatgaaTGTCATTTGCTTCTTGAAAGTAGTATTATCTAATCCAGATCCCAGTAAGTTTTAAGCTACATTTTCctactttcttttgaatctGGTGTgtatatacaagatatatactatgatgacttcatttttAGATAAATGTGTAAAGAAGAATCTAAAAGAAAAATGctctcctttctcttttttgatttttctgatTCTTGAGCATTATTGAGATCAATAGAGCTCAATGTCATTatagttattaaaaaaaaaaaaaaaaaaaacaccatcTTGAAACTTATAATGGAGAGTACACATGGGTGATTTTGCAAACCAATAGGTATTTTGCAAACCAAAAGACCCTAAATGCAAATTACAAAGAAGTGTCTCCATCATCAGACATTTTTTGCAGTACTGATAATAATTGGTTATTAACTAAAGCTGTTTCTCTGTAAATTAACTGATTGGCACATGGACTGACCATAATAATGTTCTTCAACAGGAGCTAAATAAAGTAGTAGatccaacaaacaaacaaaaaaaaaagctggTGGCAACATGGATGGTGTGGATGATAGAAGAATGGGTTGTATGGGTGGATTTCTTCAGCTCTTCGACCGTAATCACATTTTAGCCGGGAAGAGACTCTATTCCACCAAACGTTTGCCACATTTCACAGTAAGTTAAAGTTTGTCAGGTTATTCATTTCTGTTTAGATGTCTTCATTGAATTTAAACAATCGGAGTTTGGTAAGTATTTGATGGAGACCAAGAGTGCTCACTTTTGGCAAATTTAAAGGACCAAATATGCTAAGTTgttacttaagggactattttgaacctactacCAAAGATAAGGGGCCATTTTCGTCATTTTCTCCTTATAACGGTGGATGATTGGAGGGTGTTCCTTTGAATTTTCAGGTTCCTGATGATTCTTCCGAGTCCGATAAATTTGTTGCATCACCGGCAGTTTCAAAGGAGCTTGGGAAACCACAGCCAAGTCCGGACCAGTCCAAGAAGGCAGCGGCAGCAGCAGCAGAGGTCAGCCCTGTTGAGCCACCATCTCTTTCTGTCCCGGTAGAGACATCGACACCGCCAAAATCACCACTCCCTCTTCctatatttgaagtaaaagaagGGACGAGGTCTTCATGGAAGTTTTGTAAAGAAGCTCCGAGGCTTTCATTGGACAGCAGAGCTGTTGTTGATGCTAAAGGAACTCTTCGACCGAGGGACCTACGAACAAAGGCATCGGTTCTATCAGCAAACAAAGGTGAGAACACAGAGGATGGTGACGACAATCAGCGTCCGTGCCCGAGTGTCATTGCACGGCTAATGGGACTTGAACCGTTACCCCAATCAAGCCCCGAAACTCTGCTAAAAGTGGAGTTGCGAAGATCTGCTTCAGAATCCAGAGTATCACGAGACTTGTTTAATGGTCGTTTTGTGGATGGAAACCATGTGGATTCCAAAGAGATAAACCATCCTCgatctaacatatcaaacacTGCAATGAAAGACAATGCGGCAAATGAACGTAGAAGCTCAATGGACCGGATGGGTTATCCTTTGAAGAACGAGAAGATTGAAAGACCAAAGGCTTCAAACAGAAGTTTAAGTTCATCGCCGTGGAAGGCACCACAACACAGGAAATGTTTCTTTGATACGGCAGACATTTTCCCGGAGCCAAAGCAGACAGTCTCACTCTATGGCGAGATTGACAAGAGACTGAAGATGAGAGGAATTGATGAGCCTTCTAAAGATCTCGAGACATTGAAGCAAATCCTTGAGGCTTTGCAACTCAAAGGACTCTTACATAACAAAAGACCATTGGAGCAGATTGGCCAGCGGAATTTTGTATATGATCCTACTTTCTCATCTGATGAATCCCCAATAGTCCTTATGAGGCCTTCGAGATCAGTTTCACCAAGCCATAGAAGAATGGCAAATGGTACACCACCCTCAAATGTGAGAAGCCGAAATGTCATTGGCCGGAGACCCAATAATCTCTCTAGCGAAAGTCTTCCATCGGTGAGCCCATGTCGGGAACGGCCTAATGCTCGAAGTCCAATAAGATCTAGAGATTCCAGCTCGCCAACTCAAAGAGAAAACAGTGTGAGGCTTTCTAGTTCTGTGGCCAAACCAAAGAACCTGAATGTTGAGAATCGTAGAAGAGCAGGAGAGCCAATTGAGAATCGAAGAGTTTCTCCAGTTCAGTCACCCAAGCTTAGCTCGAGGAGAAGCAGTTTGGAGCAAAATGGCGCAAAGGGATCACCTAGAAACAAGAGAGAAACGATGGAAAGTAAGCAGAAAGAGAAGATCACAACGTTTGTTGTGGAGGACGAGTCATCTTCCATTTCTGAAAGCACTGTTAGCTCATCTTTCCAAACCGATGCAGAGGTATAGTAGTAACAAATCAACTAACTGAATTAATCTTAAGAGAAAATATAGTACATCACTAATGACTTGAGTTTAATTGTTGTTTCTTGAAATGGCATTATAGAGATCAAATTTGGAGGAATACAATGAAGGAAGGAGCCTTTTGGAGAGGTGCGATAAGCTGCTTAATAGCATAGCAGAGATGACAGCCCCTGAATCACAACCGAGTCCGGTGTCAGTTCTTGACTCATCATTCTACAGGGACGACTCACCATCCCCTTCACCCATTATGAAAAGGAAcattgatttcaaaggtaaacatttatattttctttcaatcattttttattGACATTTCTATGCTTCCTCTAGTTATTGTCTTTTAAATCTTTCCGCAAAATACAATTTTTACATTACAACAGAGCATGTGCCAGTGAATGTTAGTTAAGAATGGTTAGGATGGCAAGTTAAATGCGTTAGACAAAGCATGTCTGCTCCTCATTAGGATGGCAAGTGAAATACATTAGACAAAGCTTTCCATATTTCTGATTGGGTTATTGCTAATGCTACTTAATAACTGAATCAGATGTTTCTGGGGAATCGGAGGAAGAATTATGGCTCTCAGCATTTTCACCTATACGATCAAAGTATAACGATTCAACGGATGACTCTCATCTTGGTTACATTTCAGACATCCTTAGAGCTTCCTGTTATCTGCCTGAAGACTCTGATGTATTTTTACTGTTGGAGAAGCAGCAATATCTCAAAGGAAAGGAGACCTCTAAGGTCTTTAGACTTGAAAGGAAGCTAATCTTTGACACTATCACTGAAATTCTTGATAGAAACAGGCAACTTCCCCCATGGAAAGTATTTGCAAAACCATCAGCAGAAAACATTTGGACCGAGTTCCAAAGGATCCAAGGACGGGAAAGTGGTAACAACTTGGTCGAGATCATTTGTGAAGTTCTCAAGAAAGACTTGACTCAAGACACTGTCAATGGTTGGGGAGATTGTCCGGTGGAGATGTCCGAGGCTGTCTTGGACATGGAAAGACAGATATTCAAGGATTTAATAGTCGAAACGATCCAAGACCTTGCTGTGATTGGCTGCAAAACTACACACTTGACAGCTCCGTGTAGGAAGTTAGTTTTCTAAGCTGATAAACAATAGTTGGAAGGATAATTTCATTTAGAAGCCTCCTTGTTTTCgtgcttttttccttttaaatttgttttacCACGTTTTAGGTTATGGTTCCTATTGATTCTTGACTACCTAGGAAGTACTAAGCTGTTGTAATAGTCACTTTCCAAGATGTAAAAAAGGGGAAAGTGTTGTTAGTCTGGACTGAAGTTTGGagatctttctttctttctttctttctgtgAAATGCAAAAAGTTTGAGTTAGTTGGCAGAAATAATTAGTTATCATGTGACTTGAGTAAATGAAATTTGACTCTTTGGGAAAAGTGATGCATGTTTGGTGATTTTATTAATGTTTAAGGGTTGATAAAGTGATTGTGTTAAATTGACATCATTTTCTGATTTCCCTTTTGGTTGGTTGGCCAAAACAAAAATTACACACAACAGTAGAATACACTGAAAGCCAAAAAGGGATGTTTAGTGTATACCTTGAAGACAGTTAAACCAAAACCTCTGCTTTGGGAAAGAAAACCCCTTTGTTAAATTGTGCCACAATGTCAGTGTCTATGGCTTAACACTAAAGGGTTGTTTGGTTGGGTGTATAAGCATACTGAATAAGCCGTATTAGTTATGCTGGCAAACAAaatgcattgcataatttccTAATAATACCAAATAGGGTGCATTAGAACAAGAATAGTACCGGTATTGTGAATCCCATGATTTACTatgtactccttccgtcccaaaaagattatctagtttgacttggcacgaagtttaagaaataaagaaagacttttgaaatgtgtagtCCAAAACAAgctttagatatttgtgtggctgtatatcatctcataaagttaaatagtttctaattatagaaatgtgccaatctttttgggacaaactaataagaaaaataagacaatctttttggtaTTAAGAATAGAACTGAATAAGATGAATAAGTAATACTGGTATTAATTGTATCAGACTTAATTGAGTTTTATAAAAGGTCTAAGGAATGAATTGCGATGTGTCAAAGAAAATGCGCTCAGGAGTTAgcaggcgtttggccatgaattttcaaaccatggtttcaaaccagcgtttggacatgagtTTGAAACCAttgtttcaactttttaaaatataaaatttaacccataagtttatattttgtaaaaaaagacctataagttgatagatatttttaaccattatccccatcaatcatttaccaatctcattaacttccatcaaattttatttatgtctactaaccttttaattttgtaaaaaaagacccatagtttaattttatttattgaactaaaatttgatcaattgatgttgtatttttagaaaggtcttttagtattaattttgagccggttgttatgaattagcgtattaattttgttatgaactataacttgctcatttggtaagattgtataagaattgagaatgttttgatagttttcacaacttgtggatttttatgtctataagaaaaaatattccttaaaatatctaaattgcatgtccaaacatgatttcaaaccatgtccaaacggagCCTTAGTCTCAAAATCGGGTTAGGTGGAGCAAAACCAATTAGAACACCACTTGAAATAAAAACAGAAGTTAACTTTTATGGAGTATCACAAGTGCATAAACGACAATGAGGCTAGCTGCAACTACTGATGAAATTCTTAAGGGCTATAGTGCTAATCAAAGGCTAGTGGGAAAGTTGATATACCTCACTATGACCAGACTTGATATAACATTTGTAGTCTAGGTCTTAAGTCAATACATGCATTGCTCAAAGGCCACACATATGGAAGCAACTTTTAGAGTAGcatgatactccctccgtcacaATTATTTGTCAtgattattaaaaatagttatctcaaattatttctcGTTTTAGaaatttaattgttttttctattttacccttagtagaaTTGTGTCATTAATGAAGATGACACAtaaaatagagtaaacatttaatgatgagagattataatttagatataaatAAGGGTAAGGCTAATCAAATACCCCtcttaaataatatttcttaaggagtgtgtgaaagaaaaaaacacacAACTAATTTGAGAGGAGGGAGTACATCAAATGAGCACCTGACTTAGGTCTGTTGATGCATGTTGAAGATACAAGTCAGTGGTTTGCCTACTATGACTCGGACTAGGGAGCTTTCTTACAAACTACGAGGTCATTCACTAGTTATTTGGTAAAAGTTTAGGAATACTTTAGTATCTTGAAAatcaaagaaacaagaaacTTTATCAAAAAGTTTAACTGAAGCTGAATTCAAGTGTAATAACTTGGCTAGCAGGATTATTCAGAGAGGTTGGAGTTCATATAAACCTTTCTATAAGGTTGATGTGTGACATTAAAGTTGTAGTTAG is a window of Lycium ferocissimum isolate CSIRO_LF1 chromosome 12, AGI_CSIRO_Lferr_CH_V1, whole genome shotgun sequence DNA encoding:
- the LOC132039579 gene encoding protein LONGIFOLIA 1 isoform X2, whose translation is MDGVDDRRMGCMGGFLQLFDRNHILAGKRLYSTKRLPHFTVPDDSSESDKFVASPAVSKELGKPQPSPDQSKKAAAAAAEVSPVEPPSLSVPVETSTPPKSPLPLPIFEVKEGTRSSWKFCKEAPRLSLDSRAVVDAKGTLRPRDLRTKASVLSANKGENTEDGDDNQRPCPSVIARLMGLEPLPQSSPETLLKVELRRSASESRVSRDLFNGRFVDGNHVDSKEINHPRSNISNTAMKDNAANERRSSMDRMGYPLKNEKIERPKASNRSLSSSPWKAPQHRKCFFDTADIFPEPKQTVSLYGEIDKRLKMRGIDEPSKDLETLKQILEALQLKGLLHNKRPLEQIGQRNFVYDPTFSSDESPIVLMRPSRSVSPSHRRMANGTPPSNVRSRNVIGRRPNNLSSESLPSVSPCRERPNARSPIRSRDSSSPTQRENSVRLSSSVAKPKNLNVENRRRAGEPIENRRVSPVQSPKLSSRRSSLEQNGAKGSPRNKRETMESKQKEKITTFVVEDESSSISESTVSSSFQTDAERSNLEEYNEGRSLLERCDKLLNSIAEMTAPESQPSPVSVLDSSFYRDDSPSPSPIMKRNIDFKDVSGESEEELWLSAFSPIRSKYNDSTDDSHLGYISDILRASCYLPEDSDVFLLLEKQQYLKGKETSKVFRLERKLIFDTITEILDRNRQLPPWKVFAKPSAENIWTEFQRIQGRESGNNLVEIICEVLKKDLTQDTVNGWGDCPVEMSEAVLDMERQIFKDLIVETIQDLAVIGCKTTHLTAPCRKLVF
- the LOC132039579 gene encoding protein LONGIFOLIA 1 isoform X1 — encoded protein: MDGVDDRRMGCMGGFLQLFDRNHILAGKRLYSTKRLPHFTVPDDSSESDKFVASPAVSKELGKPQPSPDQSKKAAAAAAEVSPVEPPSLSVPVETSTPPKSPLPLPIFEVKEGTRSSWKFCKEAPRLSLDSRAVVDAKGTLRPRDLRTKASVLSANKGENTEDGDDNQRPCPSVIARLMGLEPLPQSSPETLLKVELRRSASESRVSRDLFNGRFVDGNHVDSKEINHPRSNISNTAMKDNAANERRSSMDRMGYPLKNEKIERPKASNRSLSSSPWKAPQHRKCFFDTADIFPEPKQTVSLYGEIDKRLKMRGIDEPSKDLETLKQILEALQLKGLLHNKRPLEQIGQRNFVYDPTFSSDESPIVLMRPSRSVSPSHRRMANGTPPSNVRSRNVIGRRPNNLSSESLPSVSPCRERPNARSPIRSRDSSSPTQRENSVRLSSSVAKPKNLNVENRRRAGEPIENRRVSPVQSPKLSSRRSSLEQNGAKGSPRNKRETMESKQKEKITTFVVEDESSSISESTVSSSFQTDAERSNLEEYNEGRSLLERCDKLLNSIAEMTAPESQPSPVSVLDSSFYRDDSPSPSPIMKRNIDFKAESDVSGESEEELWLSAFSPIRSKYNDSTDDSHLGYISDILRASCYLPEDSDVFLLLEKQQYLKGKETSKVFRLERKLIFDTITEILDRNRQLPPWKVFAKPSAENIWTEFQRIQGRESGNNLVEIICEVLKKDLTQDTVNGWGDCPVEMSEAVLDMERQIFKDLIVETIQDLAVIGCKTTHLTAPCRKLVF